The following coding sequences lie in one Takifugu flavidus isolate HTHZ2018 chromosome 4, ASM371156v2, whole genome shotgun sequence genomic window:
- the LOC130524969 gene encoding bromodomain-containing protein 3-like isoform X4 — translation MITRILSRSARRISYCHTEWAKANRSRFHWITVHPCLKCVLLKMCDGHKAAGRHAKASPYLWPLDDAAPGRLRPSTSGNPPPPEASNPKRPGRVTNQLNYLEKVVIKALWRHHFSWPFQRPVDAVALGLPDYYTVITNPMDLSTIMMRLKNKYYWQALECIQDLNTMFSNCYVYNQPGDGIVFMAQTLEKLCQEKLTLMPKPECEAKGRKMSAIKQHSLVSTADLQQFQPVLRSQEETFPTGPCPFQLKKGSKRKAAPCPLTVRAGGEASPPADHATVGALTCRRSSGRSIKPPKKDFPFERKTVRLSAALKCCSGVLKEMLSKRHYACAWPFYSPVDVVALGLHDYHDIIKQPMDLSTIRKKMDQGEYAQPAEFAADVRLMFSNCYKYNPPSHEVVHMARKLQEVFEARYVKVPQEASYFPHPCSDRAQGETVGMLSTTSDSESCSEAEGPSEQVAEQLANLKERLKVVSHQLSRLTQVPSKKRKNRLKREKIAKKHLRSKHKSSRCKIVIKRVGESKRSALQGGENDLQRAFPVKCKGLPTTTCQEESRMKSQIKKLPVDKLRTPDSSRSKLPSTQVVTRDACNNIVAKQSAVRSTGRLQTPTKLLISNRMQTKRPVQLKAKVPASPSVCPWLSSEGSSSCSSSSSSWSSPGNTSSSSSSSDHSDSDAGSKTRKCTESSQTLKRKQKVARAACSEQPNETQGMTKNELCEELPACLPDLCSLSPKMSRECLLDWCQARFQQGPMVSPLRDSPVLCRPDESKSRHGLCFYICSLSSSD, via the exons GAAAATGTGTGATGGGCACAAAGCTGCGGGAAGACACGCTAAAGCGTCTCCTTATCTGTGGCCCTTGGACGACGCCGCTCCAGGGAGATTGCGTCCCTCTACGAGTGGAAATCCTCCCCCCCCCGAGGCCAGTAATCCCAAGAGGCCCGGACGCGTAACAAATCAGCTGAATTATTTGGAGAAGGTGGTGATCAAAGCTTTATGGAGGCACCATTTCTCGTGGCCCTTCCAACGGCCCGTGGATGCAGTGGCGCTTGGTCTCCCA gatTATTATACGGTCATTACAAATCCCATGGATCTGAGCACGATAATGATGCGTCTGAAGAACAAATATTACTGGCAAGCTCTGGAGTGTATCCAAGACTTAAACACCATGTTCTCCAACTGCTACGTGTACAATCAG CCCGGAGATGGCATCGTTTTCATGGCTCAGACCCTGGAGAAGCTTTGTCAGGAGAAATTAACACTCATGCCGAAACCAGAGTGTGAAGCCAAAGGGAGAAAGATGA GTGCAATAAAGCAGCACTCTCTGGTTTCTACAGCGGATCTCCAGCAGTTCCAGCCAGTTCTTCGCTCACAAGAGGAAACT TTCCCAACTGGGCCGTGTCCGTTTCAGCTAAAAAAGGGCTCGAAGAGGAAAGCGGCCCCTTGTCCGTTGACCGTGCGCGCCGGCGGGGAGGCATCCCCCCCAGCGGACCACGCAACCGTTGGCGCATtaacctgcaggagaagcagcgGCCGCTCCATCAAACCCCCAAAGAAAGACTTTCCCTTTGAACGCAAGACGGTCAGGCTGTCGGCGGCGCTCAAGTGCTGCAGCGGCGTGCTAAAGGAGATGCTCTCAAAGAGACACTACGCGTGCGCGTGGCCCTTCTACTCCCCCGTGGATGTGGTGGCGCTGGGCCTGCACGACTACCACGATATCATCAAGCAGCCAATGGACCTGAGCACCATCAGG AAAAAAATGGACCAGGGAGAGTACGCGCAGCCCGCAGAGTTTGCTGCCGACGTCCGACTGATGTTCTCCAACTGCTACAAATACAACCCCCCTTCACACGAAGTCGTCCACATGGCGAGAAAACTGCAG GAGGTTTTCGAGGCTCGATACGTGAAGGTCCCCCAAGAAGCGAGCTATTTCCCTCATCCCTGTTCCGACCGGGCCCAGGGAGAGACGGTGGGAATGCTGTCAACCACTTCTGACAGTGAAAGCTGCTCAGAGGCAGAGGGTCCGTCGGAGCAGGTGGCCGAGCAGCTGGCTAACCTGAAGGAACGG TTGAAAGTGGTCAGTCATCAGCTGAGCAGACTCACCCAGGTGCCCTCCAAGAAACGCAAGAACAGGTTGAAAAGGGAGAAGATAGCAAAAAAGCATTTGAGGTCAAAGCACAAATCATCCAGATGCAAGATTGTTATCAAGAGAGTGGGCGAATCCAAGCGCTCCGCTCT TCAAGGCGGTGAAAATGATCTCCAGAGGGCTTTTCCTGTCAAATGTAAAGGGCTCCCAACGACGACGTGTCAGGAGGAGAGTCGGATGAAATCCCAAATCAAGAAGTTGCCCGTTGACAAGCTGAGGACTCCGGATTCCTCCCGATCCAAACTCCCCTCGACGCAAGTGGTCACCCGCGACGCCTGCAACAACATCGTAGCCA AACAAAGTGCAGTGAGATCCACCGGGAGACTACAAACTCCCACCAAACTCCTCATTTCCAATAGAATGCAGACAAAACGTCCCGTCCAACTCAAAG CTAAAGTCCCGGCGTCTCCTTCTGTCTGTCCGTGGTTGTCGAGCgagggaagcagcagctgcagcagcagcagcagttcctggTCCAGTCCtggaaacaccagcagcagttcaagcaGTTCTGATCACAGTGACTCTGATGCGG GGTCCAAAACAAGGAAATGCACAGAGTCTAGTCAGACGTTGAAGAGGAAG CAAAAGGTGGCTCGTGCCGCCTGTAGCGAGCAGCCAAACGAGACTCAAGGTATGACCAAGAACGAGCTGTGTGAGGAGCTGCCAGCCTGTCTTCCAG ATTTGTGTTCTCTGTCACCCAAGATGTCTCGGGAATGTCTGCTAGACTGGTGCCAAGCCAGGTTCCAG CAGGGTCCCATGGTGTCCCCTCTCAGAGACAGCCCCGTACTGTGTAGACCGGATGAGAGTAAGTCCCGACACGGCCTCTGTTTTTACATCTGCTCCTTATCTTCCTCCGATTGA
- the LOC130524969 gene encoding bromodomain-containing protein 3-like isoform X5 produces the protein MITRILSRSARRISYCHTEWAKANRSRFHWITVHPCLKCVLLKMCDGHKAAGRHAKASPYLWPLDDAAPGRLRPSTSGNPPPPEASNPKRPGRVTNQLNYLEKVVIKALWRHHFSWPFQRPVDAVALGLPDYYTVITNPMDLSTIMMRLKNKYYWQALECIQDLNTMFSNCYVYNQPGDGIVFMAQTLEKLCQEKLTLMPKPECEAKGRKMSAIKQHSLVSTADLQQFQPVLRSQEETLKKGSKRKAAPCPLTVRAGGEASPPADHATVGALTCRRSSGRSIKPPKKDFPFERKTVRLSAALKCCSGVLKEMLSKRHYACAWPFYSPVDVVALGLHDYHDIIKQPMDLSTIRKKMDQGEYAQPAEFAADVRLMFSNCYKYNPPSHEVVHMARKLQEVFEARYVKVPQEASYFPHPCSDRAQGETVGMLSTTSDSESCSEAEGPSEQVAEQLANLKERLKVVSHQLSRLTQVPSKKRKNRLKREKIAKKHLRSKHKSSRCKIVIKRVGESKRSALQGGENDLQRAFPVKCKGLPTTTCQEESRMKSQIKKLPVDKLRTPDSSRSKLPSTQVVTRDACNNIVAKQSAVRSTGRLQTPTKLLISNRMQTKRPVQLKAKVPASPSVCPWLSSEGSSSCSSSSSSWSSPGNTSSSSSSSDHSDSDAGSKTRKCTESSQTLKRKQKVARAACSEQPNETQGMTKNELCEELPACLPDLCSLSPKMSRECLLDWCQARFQQGPMVSPLRDSPVLCRPDESKSRHGLCFYICSLSSSD, from the exons GAAAATGTGTGATGGGCACAAAGCTGCGGGAAGACACGCTAAAGCGTCTCCTTATCTGTGGCCCTTGGACGACGCCGCTCCAGGGAGATTGCGTCCCTCTACGAGTGGAAATCCTCCCCCCCCCGAGGCCAGTAATCCCAAGAGGCCCGGACGCGTAACAAATCAGCTGAATTATTTGGAGAAGGTGGTGATCAAAGCTTTATGGAGGCACCATTTCTCGTGGCCCTTCCAACGGCCCGTGGATGCAGTGGCGCTTGGTCTCCCA gatTATTATACGGTCATTACAAATCCCATGGATCTGAGCACGATAATGATGCGTCTGAAGAACAAATATTACTGGCAAGCTCTGGAGTGTATCCAAGACTTAAACACCATGTTCTCCAACTGCTACGTGTACAATCAG CCCGGAGATGGCATCGTTTTCATGGCTCAGACCCTGGAGAAGCTTTGTCAGGAGAAATTAACACTCATGCCGAAACCAGAGTGTGAAGCCAAAGGGAGAAAGATGA GTGCAATAAAGCAGCACTCTCTGGTTTCTACAGCGGATCTCCAGCAGTTCCAGCCAGTTCTTCGCTCACAAGAGGAAACT CTAAAAAAGGGCTCGAAGAGGAAAGCGGCCCCTTGTCCGTTGACCGTGCGCGCCGGCGGGGAGGCATCCCCCCCAGCGGACCACGCAACCGTTGGCGCATtaacctgcaggagaagcagcgGCCGCTCCATCAAACCCCCAAAGAAAGACTTTCCCTTTGAACGCAAGACGGTCAGGCTGTCGGCGGCGCTCAAGTGCTGCAGCGGCGTGCTAAAGGAGATGCTCTCAAAGAGACACTACGCGTGCGCGTGGCCCTTCTACTCCCCCGTGGATGTGGTGGCGCTGGGCCTGCACGACTACCACGATATCATCAAGCAGCCAATGGACCTGAGCACCATCAGG AAAAAAATGGACCAGGGAGAGTACGCGCAGCCCGCAGAGTTTGCTGCCGACGTCCGACTGATGTTCTCCAACTGCTACAAATACAACCCCCCTTCACACGAAGTCGTCCACATGGCGAGAAAACTGCAG GAGGTTTTCGAGGCTCGATACGTGAAGGTCCCCCAAGAAGCGAGCTATTTCCCTCATCCCTGTTCCGACCGGGCCCAGGGAGAGACGGTGGGAATGCTGTCAACCACTTCTGACAGTGAAAGCTGCTCAGAGGCAGAGGGTCCGTCGGAGCAGGTGGCCGAGCAGCTGGCTAACCTGAAGGAACGG TTGAAAGTGGTCAGTCATCAGCTGAGCAGACTCACCCAGGTGCCCTCCAAGAAACGCAAGAACAGGTTGAAAAGGGAGAAGATAGCAAAAAAGCATTTGAGGTCAAAGCACAAATCATCCAGATGCAAGATTGTTATCAAGAGAGTGGGCGAATCCAAGCGCTCCGCTCT TCAAGGCGGTGAAAATGATCTCCAGAGGGCTTTTCCTGTCAAATGTAAAGGGCTCCCAACGACGACGTGTCAGGAGGAGAGTCGGATGAAATCCCAAATCAAGAAGTTGCCCGTTGACAAGCTGAGGACTCCGGATTCCTCCCGATCCAAACTCCCCTCGACGCAAGTGGTCACCCGCGACGCCTGCAACAACATCGTAGCCA AACAAAGTGCAGTGAGATCCACCGGGAGACTACAAACTCCCACCAAACTCCTCATTTCCAATAGAATGCAGACAAAACGTCCCGTCCAACTCAAAG CTAAAGTCCCGGCGTCTCCTTCTGTCTGTCCGTGGTTGTCGAGCgagggaagcagcagctgcagcagcagcagcagttcctggTCCAGTCCtggaaacaccagcagcagttcaagcaGTTCTGATCACAGTGACTCTGATGCGG GGTCCAAAACAAGGAAATGCACAGAGTCTAGTCAGACGTTGAAGAGGAAG CAAAAGGTGGCTCGTGCCGCCTGTAGCGAGCAGCCAAACGAGACTCAAGGTATGACCAAGAACGAGCTGTGTGAGGAGCTGCCAGCCTGTCTTCCAG ATTTGTGTTCTCTGTCACCCAAGATGTCTCGGGAATGTCTGCTAGACTGGTGCCAAGCCAGGTTCCAG CAGGGTCCCATGGTGTCCCCTCTCAGAGACAGCCCCGTACTGTGTAGACCGGATGAGAGTAAGTCCCGACACGGCCTCTGTTTTTACATCTGCTCCTTATCTTCCTCCGATTGA
- the LOC130524969 gene encoding bromodomain-containing protein 3-like isoform X1, which yields MITRILSRSARRISYCHTEWAKANRSRFHWITVHPCLKCVLLKMCDGHKAAGRHAKASPYLWPLDDAAPGRLRPSTSGNPPPPEASNPKRPGRVTNQLNYLEKVVIKALWRHHFSWPFQRPVDAVALGLPDYYTVITNPMDLSTIMMRLKNKYYWQALECIQDLNTMFSNCYVYNQPGDGIVFMAQTLEKLCQEKLTLMPKPECEAKGRKMSEDIEQHVLGAIKQHSLVSTADLQQFQPVLRSQEETFPTGPCPFQLKKGSKRKAAPCPLTVRAGGEASPPADHATVGALTCRRSSGRSIKPPKKDFPFERKTVRLSAALKCCSGVLKEMLSKRHYACAWPFYSPVDVVALGLHDYHDIIKQPMDLSTIRKKMDQGEYAQPAEFAADVRLMFSNCYKYNPPSHEVVHMARKLQEVFEARYVKVPQEASYFPHPCSDRAQGETVGMLSTTSDSESCSEAEGPSEQVAEQLANLKERLKVVSHQLSRLTQVPSKKRKNRLKREKIAKKHLRSKHKSSRCKIVIKRVGESKRSALQGGENDLQRAFPVKCKGLPTTTCQEESRMKSQIKKLPVDKLRTPDSSRSKLPSTQVVTRDACNNIVAKQSAVRSTGRLQTPTKLLISNRMQTKRPVQLKAKVPASPSVCPWLSSEGSSSCSSSSSSWSSPGNTSSSSSSSDHSDSDAGSKTRKCTESSQTLKRKQKVARAACSEQPNETQGMTKNELCEELPACLPDLCSLSPKMSRECLLDWCQARFQQGPMVSPLRDSPVLCRPDESKSRHGLCFYICSLSSSD from the exons GAAAATGTGTGATGGGCACAAAGCTGCGGGAAGACACGCTAAAGCGTCTCCTTATCTGTGGCCCTTGGACGACGCCGCTCCAGGGAGATTGCGTCCCTCTACGAGTGGAAATCCTCCCCCCCCCGAGGCCAGTAATCCCAAGAGGCCCGGACGCGTAACAAATCAGCTGAATTATTTGGAGAAGGTGGTGATCAAAGCTTTATGGAGGCACCATTTCTCGTGGCCCTTCCAACGGCCCGTGGATGCAGTGGCGCTTGGTCTCCCA gatTATTATACGGTCATTACAAATCCCATGGATCTGAGCACGATAATGATGCGTCTGAAGAACAAATATTACTGGCAAGCTCTGGAGTGTATCCAAGACTTAAACACCATGTTCTCCAACTGCTACGTGTACAATCAG CCCGGAGATGGCATCGTTTTCATGGCTCAGACCCTGGAGAAGCTTTGTCAGGAGAAATTAACACTCATGCCGAAACCAGAGTGTGAAGCCAAAGGGAGAAAGATGAGTGAAGATATTGAACAGCACGTTTTAG GTGCAATAAAGCAGCACTCTCTGGTTTCTACAGCGGATCTCCAGCAGTTCCAGCCAGTTCTTCGCTCACAAGAGGAAACT TTCCCAACTGGGCCGTGTCCGTTTCAGCTAAAAAAGGGCTCGAAGAGGAAAGCGGCCCCTTGTCCGTTGACCGTGCGCGCCGGCGGGGAGGCATCCCCCCCAGCGGACCACGCAACCGTTGGCGCATtaacctgcaggagaagcagcgGCCGCTCCATCAAACCCCCAAAGAAAGACTTTCCCTTTGAACGCAAGACGGTCAGGCTGTCGGCGGCGCTCAAGTGCTGCAGCGGCGTGCTAAAGGAGATGCTCTCAAAGAGACACTACGCGTGCGCGTGGCCCTTCTACTCCCCCGTGGATGTGGTGGCGCTGGGCCTGCACGACTACCACGATATCATCAAGCAGCCAATGGACCTGAGCACCATCAGG AAAAAAATGGACCAGGGAGAGTACGCGCAGCCCGCAGAGTTTGCTGCCGACGTCCGACTGATGTTCTCCAACTGCTACAAATACAACCCCCCTTCACACGAAGTCGTCCACATGGCGAGAAAACTGCAG GAGGTTTTCGAGGCTCGATACGTGAAGGTCCCCCAAGAAGCGAGCTATTTCCCTCATCCCTGTTCCGACCGGGCCCAGGGAGAGACGGTGGGAATGCTGTCAACCACTTCTGACAGTGAAAGCTGCTCAGAGGCAGAGGGTCCGTCGGAGCAGGTGGCCGAGCAGCTGGCTAACCTGAAGGAACGG TTGAAAGTGGTCAGTCATCAGCTGAGCAGACTCACCCAGGTGCCCTCCAAGAAACGCAAGAACAGGTTGAAAAGGGAGAAGATAGCAAAAAAGCATTTGAGGTCAAAGCACAAATCATCCAGATGCAAGATTGTTATCAAGAGAGTGGGCGAATCCAAGCGCTCCGCTCT TCAAGGCGGTGAAAATGATCTCCAGAGGGCTTTTCCTGTCAAATGTAAAGGGCTCCCAACGACGACGTGTCAGGAGGAGAGTCGGATGAAATCCCAAATCAAGAAGTTGCCCGTTGACAAGCTGAGGACTCCGGATTCCTCCCGATCCAAACTCCCCTCGACGCAAGTGGTCACCCGCGACGCCTGCAACAACATCGTAGCCA AACAAAGTGCAGTGAGATCCACCGGGAGACTACAAACTCCCACCAAACTCCTCATTTCCAATAGAATGCAGACAAAACGTCCCGTCCAACTCAAAG CTAAAGTCCCGGCGTCTCCTTCTGTCTGTCCGTGGTTGTCGAGCgagggaagcagcagctgcagcagcagcagcagttcctggTCCAGTCCtggaaacaccagcagcagttcaagcaGTTCTGATCACAGTGACTCTGATGCGG GGTCCAAAACAAGGAAATGCACAGAGTCTAGTCAGACGTTGAAGAGGAAG CAAAAGGTGGCTCGTGCCGCCTGTAGCGAGCAGCCAAACGAGACTCAAGGTATGACCAAGAACGAGCTGTGTGAGGAGCTGCCAGCCTGTCTTCCAG ATTTGTGTTCTCTGTCACCCAAGATGTCTCGGGAATGTCTGCTAGACTGGTGCCAAGCCAGGTTCCAG CAGGGTCCCATGGTGTCCCCTCTCAGAGACAGCCCCGTACTGTGTAGACCGGATGAGAGTAAGTCCCGACACGGCCTCTGTTTTTACATCTGCTCCTTATCTTCCTCCGATTGA
- the LOC130524969 gene encoding bromodomain-containing protein 3-like isoform X6 — protein MITRILSRSARRISYCHTEWAKANRSRFHWITVHPCLKCVLLKMCDGHKAAGRHAKASPYLWPLDDAAPGRLRPSTSGNPPPPEASNPKRPGRVTNQLNYLEKVVIKALWRHHFSWPFQRPVDAVALGLPDYYTVITNPMDLSTIMMRLKNKYYWQALECIQDLNTMFSNCYVYNQPGDGIVFMAQTLEKLCQEKLTLMPKPECEAKGRKMSEDIEQHVLGAIKQHSLVSTADLQQFQPVLRSQEETFPTGPCPFQLKKGSKRKAAPCPLTVRAGGEASPPADHATVGALTCRRSSGRSIKPPKKDFPFERKTVRLSAALKCCSGVLKEMLSKRHYACAWPFYSPVDVVALGLHDYHDIIKQPMDLSTIRKKMDQGEYAQPAEFAADVRLMFSNCYKYNPPSHEVVHMARKLQEVFEARYVKVPQEASYFPHPCSDRAQGETVGMLSTTSDSESCSEAEGPSEQVAEQLANLKERLKVVSHQLSRLTQVPSKKRKNRLKREKIAKKHLRSKHKSSRCKIVIKRVGESKRSALQGGENDLQRAFPVKCKGLPTTTCQEESRMKSQIKKLPVDKLRTPDSSRSKLPSTQVVTRDACNNIVAKQSAVRSTGRLQTPTKLLISNRMQTKRPVQLKAKVPASPSVCPWLSSEGSSSCSSSSSSWSSPGNTSSSSSSSDHSDSDAGSKTRKCTESSQTLKRKQKVARAACSEQPNETQGMTKNELCEELPACLPDVSGMSARLVPSQVPAGSHGVPSQRQPRTV, from the exons GAAAATGTGTGATGGGCACAAAGCTGCGGGAAGACACGCTAAAGCGTCTCCTTATCTGTGGCCCTTGGACGACGCCGCTCCAGGGAGATTGCGTCCCTCTACGAGTGGAAATCCTCCCCCCCCCGAGGCCAGTAATCCCAAGAGGCCCGGACGCGTAACAAATCAGCTGAATTATTTGGAGAAGGTGGTGATCAAAGCTTTATGGAGGCACCATTTCTCGTGGCCCTTCCAACGGCCCGTGGATGCAGTGGCGCTTGGTCTCCCA gatTATTATACGGTCATTACAAATCCCATGGATCTGAGCACGATAATGATGCGTCTGAAGAACAAATATTACTGGCAAGCTCTGGAGTGTATCCAAGACTTAAACACCATGTTCTCCAACTGCTACGTGTACAATCAG CCCGGAGATGGCATCGTTTTCATGGCTCAGACCCTGGAGAAGCTTTGTCAGGAGAAATTAACACTCATGCCGAAACCAGAGTGTGAAGCCAAAGGGAGAAAGATGAGTGAAGATATTGAACAGCACGTTTTAG GTGCAATAAAGCAGCACTCTCTGGTTTCTACAGCGGATCTCCAGCAGTTCCAGCCAGTTCTTCGCTCACAAGAGGAAACT TTCCCAACTGGGCCGTGTCCGTTTCAGCTAAAAAAGGGCTCGAAGAGGAAAGCGGCCCCTTGTCCGTTGACCGTGCGCGCCGGCGGGGAGGCATCCCCCCCAGCGGACCACGCAACCGTTGGCGCATtaacctgcaggagaagcagcgGCCGCTCCATCAAACCCCCAAAGAAAGACTTTCCCTTTGAACGCAAGACGGTCAGGCTGTCGGCGGCGCTCAAGTGCTGCAGCGGCGTGCTAAAGGAGATGCTCTCAAAGAGACACTACGCGTGCGCGTGGCCCTTCTACTCCCCCGTGGATGTGGTGGCGCTGGGCCTGCACGACTACCACGATATCATCAAGCAGCCAATGGACCTGAGCACCATCAGG AAAAAAATGGACCAGGGAGAGTACGCGCAGCCCGCAGAGTTTGCTGCCGACGTCCGACTGATGTTCTCCAACTGCTACAAATACAACCCCCCTTCACACGAAGTCGTCCACATGGCGAGAAAACTGCAG GAGGTTTTCGAGGCTCGATACGTGAAGGTCCCCCAAGAAGCGAGCTATTTCCCTCATCCCTGTTCCGACCGGGCCCAGGGAGAGACGGTGGGAATGCTGTCAACCACTTCTGACAGTGAAAGCTGCTCAGAGGCAGAGGGTCCGTCGGAGCAGGTGGCCGAGCAGCTGGCTAACCTGAAGGAACGG TTGAAAGTGGTCAGTCATCAGCTGAGCAGACTCACCCAGGTGCCCTCCAAGAAACGCAAGAACAGGTTGAAAAGGGAGAAGATAGCAAAAAAGCATTTGAGGTCAAAGCACAAATCATCCAGATGCAAGATTGTTATCAAGAGAGTGGGCGAATCCAAGCGCTCCGCTCT TCAAGGCGGTGAAAATGATCTCCAGAGGGCTTTTCCTGTCAAATGTAAAGGGCTCCCAACGACGACGTGTCAGGAGGAGAGTCGGATGAAATCCCAAATCAAGAAGTTGCCCGTTGACAAGCTGAGGACTCCGGATTCCTCCCGATCCAAACTCCCCTCGACGCAAGTGGTCACCCGCGACGCCTGCAACAACATCGTAGCCA AACAAAGTGCAGTGAGATCCACCGGGAGACTACAAACTCCCACCAAACTCCTCATTTCCAATAGAATGCAGACAAAACGTCCCGTCCAACTCAAAG CTAAAGTCCCGGCGTCTCCTTCTGTCTGTCCGTGGTTGTCGAGCgagggaagcagcagctgcagcagcagcagcagttcctggTCCAGTCCtggaaacaccagcagcagttcaagcaGTTCTGATCACAGTGACTCTGATGCGG GGTCCAAAACAAGGAAATGCACAGAGTCTAGTCAGACGTTGAAGAGGAAG CAAAAGGTGGCTCGTGCCGCCTGTAGCGAGCAGCCAAACGAGACTCAAGGTATGACCAAGAACGAGCTGTGTGAGGAGCTGCCAGCCTGTCTTCCAG ATGTCTCGGGAATGTCTGCTAGACTGGTGCCAAGCCAGGTTCCAG CAGGGTCCCATGGTGTCCCCTCTCAGAGACAGCCCCGTACTGTGTAG